The DNA window cttacaaaatttgagaaattcaaaataatttacaatatgaaattcAATGTTCAAACCATCTATTTCAcacacgtataaaataaaaaagtcacacgtgtaataaattttttaaacccTACTTTCAGCGTGTTAATtttttctgaatttctcaaaattttacaagatatcttaaataactacaacatatATGAATGCATCCTACTAAaatgagtgtattggtacaacCCCTAACTGTTTCGGCAtctagaagaattttttagtctaatttttttatagtcgtgtacgttataattatttaagatatcctgcaaaattttgaaaaaatcaaaataatttacaatatagattTTAATGTCCAAACTATATTTTTAATCTAAATACCgaaataaataagaatatatCAGTACACCAGTCTATTTTACAATTTTTCTATAGAGTATATATTGATGTGTTTGTTTTAGAGGCTATAATTTGCTTGAATGATTACCATTTCAGGTCATTTCACGTTGGATACCACTTTAGCTAAGCACCATCAATTTAGAGAAATCATAACAAGTAccttgaatttgaaaataatacatattatctcactttttttttttttttgtgtattaaTAACACTTATGACTATGAGTCTATCTAATAACCCCACATAATAGCATTTTCCACCTTGTGCTTCtagtctctctctctttctcattcccattctcaAATGCAGTGTTATTTTGAGTGGTTTTTCAGTTTTGGTCACAAAGTTTGGATCTTTATTTAGTGGTTCTAGATCTGAAAAACAGTGTCAATTTTGCTGGTGAGTGTTATGTTAATAAAAGCTTAATAACCTTTGTTTTTCGCTTCCAATGATTTTTTAAcccaatttaaaattagtttattaaacaaaaacaaacagtaaagaacaAAAAGAAGCTCATGACActgtgttttttctttttttcaattttaacttaataaaaaaataccctTTTTGACtatataacaataaaaaaaacccaATATTCAAAGGCTCCCCTGCAAACCAAGCTCaaatttttatgtcatttttcttattttttctcaGAGTCTTCTCTCTGCTTTCCTCGACATTTATCTTGGAATGGGCTTGATTGGTTTggaatttgaaaacaattttatgtttttaaaaacttaaaatGTGGGGGTCCACATAAAAATACTTGATTGGTTTGGTGTTTTCAAAAACTAAATTTGAATATGATTTTGAGTTTTaagtcaaaaaataaaaacatcaattttatgttttctatgttttcaaatCATTGAATTTAAAAACTCTTCAAATACTctcttacttttttattttgggaTTCCCAACCAATCAcaaatctaattttttaaaactcaaaaacaCAAAATTACACTACAACCaatcatatttttaaaaataatttttcacttacaaaattcaaatttttgtttcCAAAACACTCTTTTAGAAAACACAATTTTCAAATCTCAAACCAATCAAACCCTTAAagattatttctttttctttttcagttttaaaaatCTCATCTTTATTATTACCCACCTGCTATTTTTGTTTCAGCTAAGAAGGGTCATGAAgagttagaagaagaagaagtgggTTGTTTGTTTTTCTCAAATGGAGGGTTTAAGCTTAATCTCTTGTTGTTTTTTTCTTCTGGGTTTTCTTTTCTTGTTAGGAAAAGCTGACCCTTTTGAAGATAAACAAGCTTTACTTGATTTTGTAAACCAACTTCCTCATTCTCGTTCTCTTAATTGGAATGAAACCTCTCCAGTTTGTGACCATTGGACTGGTGTGTTATGTAATGATGACAAGACTAGAGTTGTAGCCGTTAGATTACCTGGAGTTGGATTTGACGGTCAGATTCCACCCAATACACTCAGTCGTCTTTCAGGTCTTCAGATTTTGAGTCTTAGATCTAATCGTTTAAATGGGCATTTCCCTTCTGATTTCACTAATCTAAAAAACTTGTCTTTTCTTTACCTTCAGTTCAACAATTTCTCTGGGTCATTACCATTGGATTTCTCAGTTTGGAAAAACCTCACAATTATTAACCTTTCACATAATGGTTTCAATGGTAGTATCCCAAACTCTCTCTCAAATTTAACTCAGTTGGCTAGTTTAAATCTAGCTAACAACTCACTTTCTGGGGTTATTCCTAATCTCAATCTTCCTAAACTTCAACAGTTGAATTTGTCAAACAATAACTTGAATGGTACTTTGCCTAAATCACTTGAAAAGTTTCCAAAGTCTGTTTTCATTGGTAACAACATTTCATTCCCAAGCTCCACCCCACCTAAGATTTCACCTGTTATTACACCATCTTTAGTACCATTTTCTAAGTCCAAAAGTAATGGGAAGAAACTAGGTGAAACAGCATTGTTGGGAATTATAGTAGCTGGTGGTGTTTTGGGGCTTGTGGCTTTTGCTTTTCTAATACTTGTTTTCTTCTcaaggaggaagaagaaaagagatgaagaaGATGGGATTTCTGGTGGGAAATTGAATAAGGGAAATATGTCTCCTGAGAAAGTGATTTCAAGGAGTCAAGATGCTAATAACAGATTGGTTTTCTTTGAGGGTTGTAATTATGCATTTGATTTGGAAGATTTGTTGAGAGCTTCTGCTGAAGTACTTGGTAAAGGGACTTTTGGTACTGCTTATAGAGCAATACTAGAAGATGCAGCTACAATAGTTGTGAAGAGATTGAAGGATGTGAATGTTGGGAAGCGCGAATTCGAGCAACAGATGGAGCTTGTTGGGAGTATTAGGCATGAAAATGTTGTTGAGCTTAAGGCTTATTATTATTCTAAAGAAGAAAAGCTCATGCTTTATGAGTATTTTACTGAGGGAAGCCTCTCTGCTATTTTACATGGtatgtgttttgtttttaattttgtcTTTCATTTCTCTAAAATTGCATAATCTGTTTTGTGGTTATGAATAGCAATTCATTGCTTTGTATGAGTTTGTTatgaaatatatagatatagatatagaaTTTTGTGTAATTATGAATTCATAATCTGAGATTTGGACTAGGACAAGGATTGCTTTAGGGTGTGTTTGGAAGTTAGGATGTAATTACTCTGATGATATTTACATATGAATTCATAATGTTTTGTCcagcaaaatagttagtaattacaacaaaaataataatatttagaaTAGAAAGTTTAATTACCTAATTATCGTCCGAGGCATAAGAATTAGAGAGTGTAATTGAAACCTCTCAATTATCTTCAATTACATAATTTCTGTGTAATTACACGGTCAAACAAAGATGCAACTACATATCATAACTTTCTAAACGCTTCCTAAAAGAAACAGTGGAAAAGGCAAGTAGTAATTCATAAACATATACAAACCATTAAGGCTTTTCTTCCTTCAGATTTAGATAAGTGTTCAAGTTGTGTTTATCTGAATAAATTTTAGCTTGTGATGTGCTTAGACATATGATACTTTGTGTTTGTTCAGGTAAAAGAGGTGAAGATAGAGTTCCTTTAGACTGGGATACCCGGCTTAGAATCGCTATCGGTGCTGCAAGAGGCATTGCACGTATACACGCAGAAAATGGTGGGAAGCTTGTTCATGGAAACATCAAAGCCTCGAATATTTTTCTCAATACGCGACAGTATGGTTGTGTTTCAGATGCTGGTTTAGCGAGCATAATGAGTTCATTAGCGCCACCAATTTCTCGTGCTGCTGGTTACCGAGCACCAGAAGTAACTGACACTAGAAAAGCATCACAATCTTCTGATGTCTACAGCTTCGGTGTAGTTTTGCTAGAGATTCTCACTGGTAAATCGCCAATCCATACTACTGCTGGTGATGAGATTATTCCCTTGGTTAGGTGGGTTCATTCAGTTGTCCGAGAGGAATGGACTGATGAAGTGTTTGATATCGAGCTAATGAGGTACCCGAACATAGAGGAAGAAATGGTTGAAATGTTACAAATTGCCATGTCTTGTGTTGTAAGGATGCCCGATCAACGCCCCAAAATTGGTGATGTTGTGAAGATGGTAGAAAATGTGCGACGGCTTGATAACGAAAGCCAAACGCATGTTGGAAACAATGCTGAAAGCCCGAAACCAGAGCCAAGAGCTGGCACAGACACTGAGTAGGCATTTTTtgcctatttttactattttttttaacacaaTCTGGTGAAATATCATACTTCATTTTGCCTCAAAATGTTGTTATTCTCCAGTAAATGCactaaagtttattttttttttaccaacaTGGTCCCCATTTAGATAGAGTTGAGTCAGGTAAATCTATTGGTACATCAGGTTGCTCTGAGTTAAAGGTCTCTTTTTTCTCTGtaatttaatgtgttttttgTGTTCATTACTTTCTCTGAAAATGTGGGAAAAATCCCATTTGAATGAAAGGAAGAAATTGGAGGGAAATTTTTGAACCAAAACAAAGTTGTTTTCttactttattttcttattttaaatgaGAATTTTGAaacataagaaaaagaaaagtgcATTAGTTTCTGGTGAGAGCTTTGAGAGTTAGGAATAAAACTACTCTTTTTCAAAAGCTTTATCTTACATTCCATTTGGGGTTTAAATTAAAATGAGCATACAAAAGAAGAAAGTAAAGAAGTAATGTAATCCAAATGTTACTCCAAATTCCTTGATAGAGAATTTGAATTTGGTAAGTTATGATAAAAACTTTTGAGTAAGTTTATAGTGAATCTCTTAAAGGGATGCTTCCGTAaacttttatttgttttggcatttaagagAGTTTTaagatctatttttttttcatgaacgCATACAATGTAGCTATTTAGGGTcacctgtaaatttttaaatttttttgaataatttacaatgataaaaataaaatttacgtATATTATTGCATGTGCGactatttatcttattataCGCGTAATAAGTAACTGTTTAAATCTTATTTTagcattataaattattctaaattatttaaaaaatttacaagtgattttaaatatttataacgcgattataaaaaaaaaaaaaactaaaatcttTACCAAAACGTCTTTTTAATAGGTTCTACTAACATACATTTGCAAAACTTTTTGACCTTTGAAGGTTCTACTCTACAAGTATATTTCCTCTTTTTTCTACTTTTGAATATGGAAAAAGGAATGATGTTTGCAAAAATATCATTCCACCCACTATGACCTTTCAACTTTGTCATGCTAATAATAGTATAAGATTTGTTTATTTTGATGGAATATATTAGAAGATGATTATTCTTTATAGAAAAAGTTCTAAATGAGAGCATGTTGGATAATAAGACAGGGTGATATGAGAACCAACCATGTGcttaattttcaactcatacAGTTATAACTCaatcatttttatttaaagaaaataagaagcaATCAtcacttaaatatttaagtggAACACATGGATGAACTTAACTATTTATGTCCTCAATatctttgtaaaataaaatatgcttattatttttctttttcatagttTGATAAATATGATAAACTACAAAAGTGGTGCATGCATTGCTATATTTTTAGCTTATTATAAAAGATgactttaataatattataaaattatattaaatttgacacaaaatacaacacaaataaaatttaacacaaaaaatttcaaaagatTTATTTGAAAAGTATAAACCAAGCCTTTGAAGCCATCTTTtataacattattttttttcagttATTTATTTgctactaattaattttttattaattgaaaggtTTTTCACTTCTTATTTATTCATGtgaatatatatttcttttttcaataaaaataaatagtttctttattgaaattattacatagaaaatataaattgatattttatttacaaaaatacctccaTAAGGTAAAgacaacatttataccttttatgtaattttaattactaaaataccacTTAAACTATcatcacttacacaatcagacgatggttgcaggGTGGTTGCTACGTGGTTGCACgatggttgcatcagacgaatcaGATGGTTGCAGGGTGGTTGCTAAGTGGTCGgtcgaaggttgcatcagacgaaggttcaATTAGACGAAAGTTTCTGAGTGTTTGCTGGGTGGTTGgctgaaggttgcatcagacaaaGGTTTCAATCGgacgaaataactgttagcaaaatatttagGCAATTGTCATGCAACTgttgtgaaacattaaaaatgaaaacagTATTTTcacgtacgtaactctatctacatgtctcttaatgatttattatgaataaattcaccactaaaaatttggaaaacaacaaaaatacaccaggataaacattttactataatattgatgtaattttttttggattatacttgagttggattgtttgggaactccagttcaactttttgagatctgcTTTTCATGGATCCAAAAATTGAAGTCAGGACATTAGTTTcatacaaattaaattgaatttccagttgaattttagttttgtagtCGTTTTTCTACACCTTTTTATGAATTCGAAGCAGCCCTGTTTTGATTGATTTTGgtcgtcttctcaggtgaagtcgccgaaattaatggtggttctctttctcattgaatttttgttttggttgcgtTGGGTTGTTGTGTAGTTGCACGATGGTTGCCCAGGAAGTATTGATCCTGAGTTGAAagtgtgtgtaagtggtatttgtgtaactttttttttatttgggctgtatatttatttatttggccaactaaaaatatttttgtaatattgttatttttttggttaaaactaaaaaaaaaaaaaaaaaaaaaaaaaaaaaccttcttTATTTTCCAAACACAATTATAAAAATTAGGCCCAATATTAACTATTGTCTAACCTGAATGACACAAATTTTACATCTTTGAGATGGTCTTACAATGATGCCATTGTTGattttagatattttccaaaaattataacaaattaaaataaaaaacaaatagtaACATATAGGGATATTTGCAAGATAACTACTCAAAGTTTACCCTTGTAATCAGCTGGGaccaataattaattttgacaatAAAACTACAtaagttaaaaaatatctttttttgtaACCTTTAATCAATTTTCATTAAAATGTACTCATCTTTTTAAGTGAGTTGTCTAATTTACCTTCActttctacttaattaaaacataatttacattaagttaaaaaatataataaaaacataGGTATATCTTAAcaaactataaaaataaaaataaaaataaaacaggtaaaataaaatagatatacaatgtaatttcttCTAAAACTAATGATTCCGTTAATCTCCATCCATTAGGTAGTAACTAGTATGTATGATACAAAATATGTACTTTCCTCAAATAAAACAGATGTATGTTGcgagtgttttttaaaaatagcgtttatgtaaatttttattggccaaataattttacaaaatttttatTAGCAAAATAATCATGTATGGTCACACAAACGATCAAGAATTACACTGCGCGACCATAAAACAACCATAGATTTACACTGTgcgaccatcatggttacataaaataaattaagtgagattattttacaaattttagCATTTCACATTATTAGTTTGACAAATTTCACACAAGAAAAGTATGGGAATAAGGGAGaagaaatttccaatttagagcTATTTATAGTCCCTGACAATATACAAGATAAACAGACTCACTTTACAATCAAACACTTTTGCAAGTCAATGCCATATATGATATATACCCTTTTTGCAAGTCCATCAAATAATAGTTCAGAAAGAATTCATAAAATGTCAATCCAAATGCATAATTGACAAATTTACTAAAAAGTAGGATTCGAAATGTCTGAACTTGCTGAACAAAAGTGTCTGGTTTACCCTATTTAAGCCCAAAATCAATATTTAGGGTACCAGAACATACCCTTAATGCCCTCTGGATCAGGTTCGAAACCCAGGTTTCGATAAAATTCCACAACTGAAAAAACCATAACGAACAGCTCAAGTTCAAGCTTCAAGTATTAAAGTATAACAGCATGCAAATCTAGAAAAAGGGTGCAAAATCTAAAAAATCTTTGGTTGATTAGTAAATAACCTAAAGGAAAGAACACTCAAAGAATATGGAAAatttaacaataaaaattaactaaTCTAGAAAAACCAATCCTTAATAGTAATCCAAAATCTACTTATAACAATGTTGTCATACCTTGGCTATCCGCGAAGAGTGTAATATTGCCTATGTCCCTCTGCAGAAGTGCCCTTATTATCTTTTCGACAAGAGCCTTACCAAGGCCTTGACCCTGAATGATAGGACAGTCAGAAAGCTACAGTATCAGATTGAATACAATCAAAATTAATGTGTTATTGTGTTGACAAATCACAAAACCATGTCCAACTATTTTTCAGTTAGTTTCGCCTTCAATAAAGTGCAACAAAATACCCCAGATAGCCGAAACATTACATTACCCGATCAACAACCACAACAATAATGAATTTGGCACAAAAAATTCCATTGCTTCATAACATTGAAATAAATTTACGACAATGTAGGTTTGGCTCACCTAAGTGTTTAactaaaaaaggaaaaagcaaTGCACAATTTACACATATAAATGAAACCTGGTAAGAAGGATCAACAAGGACATCCCAGATTGTTGCATTAAAGGCATGATCTGATGTAGCACGAGCCATTCCAATTAGCGTCTTTTGATCATCTCCCTCTGTCAAATAACTTCAAATACACTAAGATAATCATCAAATAGTTTTATATGTAACAAGAAGCATATTGTATAACATGCATTACCAATTCTATAGGAAATAAGGGCATGACAAGACTGTTATGTTTGCTGCATACCTGATCCTGGTAACTTTCGAACTGAATGCAAAGTAGCTACCATGTAGCTATTTTTTAAAGCAGCAGCCATTTTTGACAGAGGCCTCCGAGGCCAACCTACCTATGAAACGTAAAAATCAAATTTAACATTTTCCACTACGGAAAATGCAGTGATAAAATTCATTCACATTtctttaagaatatgaatttcAATCAGAGATGATTCAATCATATTACTTACAAGGGAATACACTCATTTAGTACCTTGTGTTTTTACCAAAAACATATTTGGTACCTTATGTTTTCAATAATACTAGATTGGTacttcatatttttaaattgtacatatttggtatcctaaaataaaatttaatcaatacagttttattaatttaaccaAACAGTTCTCAATTATATgttatcaaataaataaatttgaattcagaattcataaaattttagacTATTGATTgtattgattaaattttattgaaaaaatttgaatttagggTACCAAATAGGTATGATTGTAAAATACAAGATACCAAATAAGCATTATTAAAAATACAGGGTGCCAAACTTGTATTTAGATAAAACACAGGGTACCAAATGTGTAGACATAAATATCAATTTCTCCACCAGAAGCATGTGAGCTTTGTACAGAGAACAAAAATTACCTTATCACATAAAGATTGGAGATCATAAATATCAATTTCTCCACCAGAAGAAAATATGATCTGTTCAATTGCACCATCTGGTTCAGTCTTTTCAACAAGAACAAATTCTTCGGGCAAAggttcttcctcttcttcaagTGTGGAGGGAGGTTCCACAACTTGTGTAGTACTATTCTTAAGAAACCTGAAACAATATGCATTTATTTATGCAGCTATTTGCAAGTAAATTATGAGTAATACATAAAATCACAACTTCTTTCATAACAAAGAATAAACTTGCTAACATTAAAGTTCCACATAAgaaactaaacaaaatatcAAATTACCCAGATTTAATGGAATCCCAAAATCCAGCCTTCAGTCGAAAACCCTTATGTTTCTTACTAGCTGCAAGAAGAACAATACCCAGTAcagacacacacacacatacatgTACTATCAGATGCAAAATATTGTTAATTTAAAATCAATTACTCTGCATGGGTTAACACCTAGTTTCTCATAATTACTTTTATACGAAAGAAGTTTAAGGGCCATGCGGTTAATGGCTCGTTTCCACTTCTATGGTTTTGTAAGGGAAACAACAGAAACTGCCCATTAAATCATGTTGAGAGGATCATTTCTGGAAAACCCCTTGATTTGAGattcaaaaaagaaaaggaaaagccCCACACTTATTTACTCTATTTTGGTTCCCCTTCGATAATAACATAACATTTTGCAGCCTAAACAGCTACCTCACCATCTTGATCCAGTCATCTTCGTCATATGATCATATCTTTAATTATTTCTTTCTCttttaataaactaaaaataaaaattgcttTTGTAAACTCTATCTACATAACTTGATTGGCAAACATAATCATCAAAGAAACAAAATTTAagaatttaattttatgtttcTCTCAATTTCATAATTGTTTTGCATGGAATGCTTATAAccaaagtttaaaatattaggAGTAGCCACGTAGAAGATACGTATTGATTCTTTTATGGCTAACACTTGGTTGAAGGGAAAAGCACACACCCATTAACACTTTTCTTAGTCAAGAAAAAGGCAAATTTCTAGCTACAAAATGGCAAATACGAATACAAGTGTAATGAGTGTGCATACCTTGTTTTGCTATCTGGGTATGTAGATTGTACGGAGACATTAACCAATTGGTTTCACCACAAGGCAAACCCAACGAAACATTAGGGAACCTACAATAAAAGGATTTGAAAGCGGAAATTGTTGGGTTAAGCAACACTTATGGTTTGTTTACTTTGAAATTGAAACTATTAATAGGCAAACATGTCTGAAAATTACTTACAGGGAAGAGGACATGAGCTTCACTGCTGCCATTTTTTAGGGCGGATTGGGCagttttatgcaattttttgAGCAGAAGTAGGTTgtgaaaaaaatcaaatttatcaACCAAAGAGATACACTCCAAAACTGATGATAAATCTGAAAAGTGTGTATAAAATCAATATCAAGATTCCAGTGTACTCATACaaacaaaagattataaaatctaattatgaaaaacaaaaccatactaataatatatctCTTATCTATATAATAAATGCCTATATAGCAGAATCAAATACTAACAGCAATGCTGAAGAGATGGAAATGAATAAACCACAAGTGTCCACAACTTCTCTAAAAAAGGATTACCACTGTGTTCAATGCTGAATCTTCAAAAAGTGGAGGCCTTTTCAGATTGTCTCCTAGATATTAAGGCGATTAACTCGAAACAGCTCTTCCTAGTTCTTATATGGGATTAATTGTGTAAAACTGTCAAAGAGTAATAAAAGAGCTGGACAAAATTATTGTGTCACACTGTGTGAGAACAAACAATGAGATGGCACATAATTTGGCTAGAACTAGAAGAAGCTTGAGGTTGAGGATGAATGAGGCACAGGTAACTTGTTACTGGAACTAACTTCTACTGTTTCTTTCTAGCTTTAGTTTTTTCCTTTTGTTAAGCTTCTGTTTTGGCTTAAGATCACTTTCCATCCAAAACAAGATATAGAATTATCCCAAACTTAAAacagaattatttttattgaaccaaaattatgaaaatttcTTTAGCCCTGACCCCTTATTACGTTTCAAATGGAAAAAGATTGAGAGCAAAATCTCTTCTGAAACATCCAAATTAGAATAAAATCTCGTAGAGAATTGTATGAGATGGTTCCTGGTATAAGGATTGTATACACATAGTTCAAGTGTAAAGGACTATGAAGATACCAGAACATGTAGTAACGTTTCAAATTAAAACTACTAAACATTATAAACTAATAATGACAAACCTCActcttattgaaaaaaaaaaacaaagaaaagaggAATGGATAATAGCTTAATCATATCCCTGTGGAATGGCAATGTAGAACAAATCCATACCACGAAACAGAGAGAGAATCATTTGAGAAAACTCAAACAACCAGACAAAGTTTCCATCGTCTCTTTCTCTGTAATTAATTCTCAAAAGCGTAAGTACAGTACCTGTTGTGAGTGAAGTAGAAGTAGTTGTTTATCCGGCGGCCAATGAAACGGAACTCGTCCTCTCCGATCTCCGATCTCCGACCAGTCAGTGAACGAGTTTGATAAAATTTCTATGGTACCGGTGATGAGATGAGTTagtgatagagagagaaagagagagacaaCAAGTTGGGCTGCTATAACTGGGCCTGGGCTTCTCATATTGGGCTCACTCAAACCAATACAAACTTTATTGGGATTATTTCacacatacacaaaaataataaaaaaaattacaaaaatacttgtaccaaattttaaatatttttacaattttatgattttatttatagaaaatatggtctttggatatattttatattgtacccttattaatttattgttaatttttactatttgtatgtaatttttttgttgttatttggatgttatttttctactatttttatgtaaatttcttattatttttataaaatgttgtaaaaatatatataaaaaaaagggaattttttataaatatggaatttcttaaaaccattttgaaaaatatggacatttataaaaaaaaacttaaaatctggaaaaaaaaataaaaaacttaaaaaatggaaaaaaatagAATACCTATAAAAggatatttccatttataaaattCCCACCCTAAATATCCAAATTCACCAATTCTTGTAACTCTGAAAGTCTGTTACGATTCATTTTGCACTCTGTTACGATTTCTTCCCTTCTCCTGCGATTTCTCTCTGAAATTCTTGGTGCTTTTGTCTCTATGCAACTCatatggttgatcttaggtttcTTAATATATGAAGGTCAATGGAATTCTCATGTTCGGCATAGCAGCTCAAGGGAATTCTCAAGTTTCTTGCGATTCTCATCTGACTTCTTTCCTTCTCCTCTAGTGTGATTATCATTCTTCATCTTATTGTTCATGATCCTACAGCCGCCGATGACGAAAATCAATAAAATCTGAAGTCAAAATAGACAAAGGTAACAAACTATTGAATTTGATTACATTCTTGATGTAGTTAACATATTATTTAGGAAAAATGATAAGGAATTTTCATTTtaggtttttattttggttctcATAGTAATGTGTTGTGctgtgattgtaatttttaacaaaagaacTCTCATATCTTGAAAAAAATCacctgctagttcaatcttagggttttttattgcctctgaatgtaacctggaactttaaatttgaatatggttgtgtTTGTTGTGTTG is part of the Cannabis sativa cultivar Pink pepper isolate KNU-18-1 chromosome 5, ASM2916894v1, whole genome shotgun sequence genome and encodes:
- the LOC115716148 gene encoding probable inactive receptor kinase At4g23740, translated to MEGLSLISCCFFLLGFLFLLGKADPFEDKQALLDFVNQLPHSRSLNWNETSPVCDHWTGVLCNDDKTRVVAVRLPGVGFDGQIPPNTLSRLSGLQILSLRSNRLNGHFPSDFTNLKNLSFLYLQFNNFSGSLPLDFSVWKNLTIINLSHNGFNGSIPNSLSNLTQLASLNLANNSLSGVIPNLNLPKLQQLNLSNNNLNGTLPKSLEKFPKSVFIGNNISFPSSTPPKISPVITPSLVPFSKSKSNGKKLGETALLGIIVAGGVLGLVAFAFLILVFFSRRKKKRDEEDGISGGKLNKGNMSPEKVISRSQDANNRLVFFEGCNYAFDLEDLLRASAEVLGKGTFGTAYRAILEDAATIVVKRLKDVNVGKREFEQQMELVGSIRHENVVELKAYYYSKEEKLMLYEYFTEGSLSAILHGKRGEDRVPLDWDTRLRIAIGAARGIARIHAENGGKLVHGNIKASNIFLNTRQYGCVSDAGLASIMSSLAPPISRAAGYRAPEVTDTRKASQSSDVYSFGVVLLEILTGKSPIHTTAGDEIIPLVRWVHSVVREEWTDEVFDIELMRYPNIEEEMVEMLQIAMSCVVRMPDQRPKIGDVVKMVENVRRLDNESQTHVGNNAESPKPEPRAGTDTE
- the LOC115716162 gene encoding histone acetyltransferase TAP1, whose amino-acid sequence is MAAVKLMSSSLFPNVSLGLPCGETNWLMSPYNLHTQIAKQASKKHKGFRLKAGFWDSIKSGFLKNSTTQVVEPPSTLEEEEEPLPEEFVLVEKTEPDGAIEQIIFSSGGEIDIYDLQSLCDKVGWPRRPLSKMAAALKNSYMVATLHSVRKLPGSEGDDQKTLIGMARATSDHAFNATIWDVLVDPSYQGQGLGKALVEKIIRALLQRDIGNITLFADSQVVEFYRNLGFEPDPEGIKGMFWYPKY